Proteins from one Caulobacter sp. 73W genomic window:
- a CDS encoding 3-hydroxyacyl-CoA dehydrogenase NAD-binding domain-containing protein: protein MENFKIEVDGDGVALVTFDVPGRTMNTLTASVIKEIGEVVERIKTDAAIKGAVITSGKASGFCAGADLGELGGSGGLGGGDLQQAFDAGFALNKAFRALETCGKPVAAAINGLALGGGLEITLACHYRVVGDNPKTQLGLPESKVGLLPGAGGTQRLPRLMGVMQAAPYLLEGKSMKPQEALAFKVVHEVVAPGSEVEAAKTWVKTKGDPVAPWDKKDFKLPGGGPYTPGGSQVFVMGNAMLRKQSYGNYPAQLNIMKAVYEGLQVPIDAALRIETRYFLKTIMSPQAKGMIRTLFLSLQELGKGSGRPAGVPQYDVKKVAVLGAGMMGAGVAYVQAMAGIETVLIDQTQEAADKGKSYAEGLVKKGVSRGKLTQEKGDAILALIHPTADYAQVKGADLVIEAVFENREVKAEVTKKAETELADTAVFGSNTSTLPITGLAEASARPANFIGIHFFSPVDKMGLVEIIMGGKTSQETLAKSIDYVLKIRKTPIVVNDSRGFYTSRCFGTFVQEGLEMLAEGIAPTIIDNVGRATGMPRGPLEMNDDVALDLSYKIAQQTKKDLGDKYEDRPFTPIIEKMVAELGRYGRKNGKGFYDYPESGPKTLWKGLSDVAPVKTAEADKTLIEEIRTRLLYRQAVEAARCFEEGVVVDPREADVGAILGWGFAPWTGGPISLIDGVGAAKFVETCDQLAQKYGSRFSPPQLLRDMAAKGETFYGRFAGAQKAA, encoded by the coding sequence ATGGAAAACTTCAAGATCGAGGTTGATGGCGACGGCGTGGCCCTGGTCACCTTCGACGTGCCCGGCCGCACCATGAACACCCTCACCGCCTCCGTGATCAAGGAGATCGGCGAGGTCGTCGAACGCATCAAGACCGACGCGGCCATCAAGGGCGCCGTGATCACCTCGGGCAAGGCCAGCGGCTTCTGCGCCGGCGCGGACCTGGGCGAACTGGGCGGCTCGGGCGGCCTGGGCGGCGGCGACCTGCAACAGGCCTTCGACGCCGGCTTCGCCCTGAACAAGGCGTTCCGCGCCCTAGAGACCTGCGGCAAGCCGGTGGCGGCGGCGATCAACGGCCTGGCCCTCGGCGGCGGCCTGGAGATCACCCTGGCCTGCCACTACCGCGTGGTCGGCGACAATCCGAAGACCCAGCTGGGCCTGCCGGAATCCAAGGTCGGCCTGCTGCCAGGCGCCGGCGGCACCCAGCGTCTGCCGCGCCTGATGGGGGTGATGCAGGCCGCGCCGTACCTGCTGGAAGGCAAGTCGATGAAGCCGCAGGAGGCTCTGGCCTTCAAGGTGGTGCACGAGGTCGTCGCCCCGGGCTCGGAAGTCGAGGCGGCCAAGACCTGGGTGAAGACCAAGGGCGACCCGGTCGCCCCGTGGGACAAGAAGGACTTTAAGCTGCCCGGCGGCGGCCCCTACACCCCCGGCGGCAGCCAGGTGTTCGTCATGGGCAACGCCATGCTGCGCAAGCAGTCCTACGGCAACTATCCCGCTCAGCTGAACATCATGAAGGCGGTCTATGAAGGCCTGCAGGTGCCGATCGACGCGGCCCTGCGCATCGAGACCCGCTACTTCCTGAAGACGATCATGTCGCCCCAGGCCAAGGGCATGATCCGCACGCTGTTCCTGTCGCTTCAGGAGCTGGGCAAGGGTTCGGGCCGTCCCGCCGGCGTGCCGCAGTACGACGTCAAGAAGGTCGCCGTGCTCGGCGCCGGCATGATGGGCGCGGGCGTGGCCTATGTGCAGGCCATGGCCGGCATCGAGACCGTGCTGATCGACCAGACCCAGGAAGCCGCCGACAAGGGCAAGAGCTACGCCGAGGGTCTGGTGAAGAAGGGCGTCTCGCGCGGCAAGCTGACCCAGGAAAAGGGCGACGCCATCCTCGCCCTGATCCACCCGACCGCCGACTACGCCCAGGTGAAGGGCGCCGACCTCGTCATCGAGGCGGTGTTCGAGAACCGCGAGGTGAAGGCCGAGGTCACCAAGAAGGCCGAGACCGAACTGGCCGACACCGCCGTCTTCGGCTCCAACACCTCGACCCTGCCGATCACCGGCCTGGCCGAGGCCTCGGCGCGCCCGGCCAACTTCATCGGCATCCACTTCTTCTCGCCGGTCGACAAAATGGGCCTGGTCGAGATCATCATGGGTGGCAAGACCAGCCAGGAGACCCTGGCCAAGTCGATCGACTACGTCCTGAAGATCCGCAAGACGCCGATCGTCGTGAACGACAGCCGTGGTTTCTACACCTCGCGCTGCTTCGGCACGTTCGTGCAGGAGGGCCTTGAGATGCTGGCCGAGGGCATCGCCCCGACCATTATCGACAATGTCGGCCGCGCCACGGGCATGCCCCGCGGTCCGCTGGAGATGAACGACGACGTCGCCCTGGACCTGTCCTACAAGATCGCCCAGCAGACCAAGAAGGACCTCGGCGACAAGTACGAGGACCGTCCGTTCACGCCGATCATCGAGAAGATGGTCGCCGAGCTCGGCCGCTACGGCCGCAAGAACGGCAAGGGCTTCTACGACTATCCGGAAAGCGGCCCCAAGACCCTGTGGAAAGGCCTGTCCGACGTCGCCCCGGTGAAGACCGCCGAGGCCGACAAGACCCTGATCGAGGAGATCCGAACGCGGCTTCTCTATCGCCAGGCGGTCGAGGCGGCGCGCTGCTTCGAAGAGGGCGTCGTGGTCGACCCGCGCGAGGCCGATGTCGGCGCCATCCTGGGCTGGGGCTTCGCGCCCTGGACCGGCGGCCCGATCAGCCTGATCGACGGCGTGGGCGCGGCGAAGTTCGTCGAGACCTGCGACCAGTTGGCGCAGAAGTACGGCTCGCGCTTCAGCCCGCCGCAGCTCCTACGGGACATGGCGGCCAAGGGCGAGACCTTCTACGGCCGCTTTGCCGGCGCCCAGAAAGCCGCCTGA
- a CDS encoding acyl-CoA dehydrogenase family protein: MGVLQVERPAFMAEEDMVIFEDAVGRFFDEHAPESTVARWRENGVVDREMWNKAGEAGLLCLSTPEQYGGPGGDYRHEVVLMEQLGLKGVDGFGASLHNAIVAPYILHYGTEEQKQRWLPRMATGELVGAIAMTEPGAGSDLQGVKTTAAKVGNQYVINGSKTFITNGQTANLICVVAKTDPAQGARGVSLIFVETDGTEGFERGRNLDKIGHEAQDTSELFFNDVKVPTENLLGVDEGQGFFQLMGQLPQERLNIAVQGMATIERALAVTLDYVRNRKAFGKALIDFQNTQFKLAECKTEGTVARVFVNHCIEQHLAGKLDAATASMAKYWVSDLENKIVDECLQLFGGYGYMNEYPIARMYRDSRVQRIYGGTNEIMKLLIARTL, translated from the coding sequence ATGGGCGTGCTTCAAGTCGAGCGGCCGGCCTTCATGGCCGAAGAGGACATGGTGATCTTCGAGGACGCCGTGGGCCGTTTCTTCGACGAGCACGCCCCCGAAAGCACCGTGGCCCGCTGGCGTGAAAACGGCGTCGTGGATCGCGAGATGTGGAACAAGGCGGGGGAGGCGGGCCTGCTCTGCCTCTCCACGCCGGAGCAGTACGGCGGCCCCGGCGGCGACTATCGCCACGAGGTCGTGCTGATGGAGCAGCTGGGGCTCAAGGGCGTCGACGGCTTCGGCGCCAGCCTGCACAACGCCATCGTCGCGCCGTACATCCTTCACTACGGCACCGAGGAGCAGAAGCAGCGCTGGCTGCCGCGCATGGCCACGGGCGAGCTGGTCGGCGCCATCGCCATGACCGAACCCGGCGCGGGCTCCGACCTGCAGGGCGTCAAGACGACGGCGGCCAAGGTCGGCAACCAGTACGTCATCAACGGCTCCAAGACCTTCATCACTAACGGCCAGACCGCCAACCTAATCTGCGTGGTGGCCAAGACCGACCCGGCGCAGGGCGCGCGGGGCGTGTCGCTGATCTTCGTCGAGACCGACGGAACCGAAGGTTTCGAGCGCGGCCGCAACCTCGACAAGATCGGGCACGAGGCTCAGGACACCTCCGAGCTGTTCTTCAACGACGTGAAGGTACCGACAGAGAACCTGCTGGGCGTCGATGAGGGCCAGGGCTTCTTCCAGCTGATGGGCCAGCTGCCGCAGGAGCGGCTGAACATCGCCGTCCAGGGTATGGCGACCATCGAGCGGGCCCTGGCCGTGACCCTCGACTACGTCAGGAACCGCAAGGCCTTCGGCAAGGCCCTGATCGATTTCCAGAACACCCAGTTCAAGCTGGCCGAGTGCAAGACCGAGGGCACCGTCGCCCGGGTCTTCGTCAACCACTGCATCGAGCAGCACCTGGCCGGAAAGCTGGATGCCGCCACCGCCTCCATGGCCAAGTACTGGGTCAGCGATCTGGAGAACAAGATCGTCGACGAGTGCCTGCAGCTGTTCGGCGGCTACGGCTACATGAACGAATATCCGATCGCCCGCATGTACCGCGACAGCCGCGTGCAGCGCATCTACGGCGGGACCAACGAGATCATGAAGCTCCTCATCGCGAGGACGCTGTGA
- a CDS encoding MerR family DNA-binding transcriptional regulator has translation MLAELRRPERTFTIRQLCQEFKVTPRALRFYEDKGLLAPSRDGMNRVYSYKDRARLQLILRGKRVGLPLAEIRDILELYGAEDGPVMQSAHSLKRFRQRIVEMELQREDLDQAIIELKGACERIEKQLAEVRPDLLPRAEDYDQMLRARLDGHSYPLSAK, from the coding sequence ATGCTTGCCGAGCTGCGTCGTCCGGAGCGGACCTTCACGATCCGCCAGCTGTGCCAGGAATTCAAAGTCACCCCGCGCGCCCTGCGCTTCTACGAGGACAAGGGCCTGCTGGCCCCGTCGCGCGACGGGATGAACCGGGTCTACTCGTACAAGGACCGCGCCCGCCTGCAGCTGATCCTGCGGGGCAAGCGCGTGGGCCTGCCCCTGGCTGAGATCCGCGACATCCTCGAACTCTACGGCGCCGAGGACGGCCCCGTGATGCAGAGCGCCCATTCGCTCAAGCGCTTCCGCCAGCGCATCGTCGAGATGGAGCTGCAGCGCGAGGACCTCGACCAGGCCATCATCGAGCTGAAGGGCGCCTGCGAGCGCATTGAAAAACAGCTGGCCGAAGTTCGTCCGGATCTGCTTCCGCGGGCCGAGGATTACGACCAGATGCTGCGCGCCCGCCTCGACGGCCACTCCTATCCCCTTTCGGCCAAGTAG
- a CDS encoding UrcA family protein, translated as MLKTVLAAAAFSALIVAASASQAEVAVKFSDLDLSKASGAAKLEQRINRAGRALCAQDRGSWGRQADCRVAVRQEFQTKFAAIRPTSQFAAR; from the coding sequence ATGCTCAAGACCGTTCTCGCCGCCGCCGCTTTCAGCGCGCTCATCGTCGCCGCCAGCGCCAGCCAGGCCGAAGTGGCCGTCAAGTTTAGCGACCTGGACCTGTCCAAGGCTTCGGGCGCCGCCAAGCTGGAACAGCGCATCAATCGCGCCGGCCGCGCCCTGTGCGCCCAAGACCGCGGCTCCTGGGGCCGTCAGGCCGACTGCCGCGTCGCGGTGCGCCAGGAATTTCAGACCAAGTTCGCGGCGATCCGCCCGACGTCGCAGTTCGCGGCGCGCTGA
- a CDS encoding lysine--tRNA ligase: protein MYQGLSHTAQAAKAWPFEQARALLARVLRIRLSDAERDLAATLINAGKTDEAVKTLPALQRPVIFETGYGPSGLPHLGTFGEVARTTMVRAAFRALTDDAIPTRLISFSDDMDGLRKVPENIENKAVLEADLGKPLTVVRDPFGTHDSFGAHNNARLQAFLDGFGFEYEFVSATDCYKGGRFDETLLVALERFDAIQKVMLPTLGEERRATYSPFLPVSPTTGRVLQVPTLERNVPKGTIVFEDENGAKAEVPVTGGHVKMQWKPDWAMRWTALGVDYEMAGKDLIDSVKVSSQICKILGGTPPEGFNYELFLDENNQKISKSKGNGLSMEDWLRYGAPESLAYYMFQSPKSAKKLYFDVIPKATDEYLQQLDAYPRQDENQQLGNPVWHVHSARPPQNGSPVSFSLLLNLVSAADASTKDILWGFLSRYIPGADAESQPLLDRLAGYAINYYEDFVKPNKAFRAPTEQERTAMLDLLARFKALPAGCQDAEIIQNEVYAAGKDGGFDPLRAWFQGLYEVLLGQSQGPRFGSFAAIFGLDRTIKLLESKILAGQ, encoded by the coding sequence GGACGAGGCGGTGAAGACCCTGCCGGCGCTGCAACGGCCGGTGATCTTCGAGACCGGTTACGGCCCGTCGGGCCTGCCGCACCTGGGCACCTTCGGCGAGGTGGCGCGCACGACCATGGTCCGGGCGGCGTTCCGCGCCCTGACCGACGACGCCATCCCCACGCGCCTGATCTCGTTCAGCGACGACATGGACGGCCTGCGCAAGGTTCCCGAGAACATCGAGAACAAGGCGGTGCTTGAGGCCGACCTCGGCAAGCCGCTGACCGTGGTGCGCGACCCCTTCGGCACCCATGACAGCTTCGGCGCGCACAACAACGCCCGCCTGCAGGCGTTCCTCGACGGCTTCGGCTTCGAGTACGAGTTCGTCTCGGCGACCGACTGCTACAAGGGCGGGCGCTTCGACGAGACCCTGCTGGTCGCCCTGGAGCGTTTCGACGCCATCCAGAAGGTCATGCTGCCGACCCTGGGCGAAGAGCGCCGCGCCACCTATTCGCCGTTCCTGCCGGTCAGCCCGACCACGGGCCGCGTGCTGCAGGTCCCGACCCTGGAGCGTAACGTGCCCAAGGGCACGATCGTCTTCGAGGACGAGAATGGCGCCAAGGCCGAGGTCCCGGTCACCGGCGGTCACGTGAAGATGCAGTGGAAGCCCGACTGGGCCATGCGCTGGACGGCGCTGGGCGTCGACTACGAGATGGCAGGCAAGGACCTGATCGACAGCGTCAAGGTCAGCTCCCAGATCTGCAAGATCCTGGGCGGCACGCCGCCGGAGGGATTCAACTACGAGCTCTTCCTGGACGAGAACAATCAGAAGATCTCCAAGTCCAAGGGCAACGGCCTGTCGATGGAGGACTGGCTGCGCTACGGCGCGCCGGAGAGCCTGGCCTACTACATGTTCCAGAGCCCGAAGTCGGCCAAGAAGCTGTACTTCGACGTCATCCCCAAGGCGACGGACGAGTATCTGCAGCAACTGGACGCATATCCGCGCCAGGACGAGAACCAGCAGCTGGGCAATCCGGTGTGGCACGTCCACTCGGCCCGTCCGCCGCAGAACGGCTCGCCGGTCAGCTTCTCGCTGCTGCTGAACCTGGTTTCGGCGGCGGACGCCTCGACCAAGGACATCCTGTGGGGCTTCCTCAGCCGCTACATCCCGGGCGCGGACGCCGAAAGCCAGCCGCTGCTGGACCGCTTGGCCGGCTATGCGATCAACTACTACGAGGACTTCGTGAAGCCGAATAAGGCGTTCCGGGCTCCGACGGAGCAGGAGCGCACAGCCATGCTGGACCTGCTGGCGCGCTTCAAGGCCCTGCCGGCGGGCTGCCAGGACGCCGAGATCATCCAGAACGAAGTCTACGCCGCGGGCAAGGACGGCGGGTTCGATCCGCTGCGCGCCTGGTTCCAGGGTCTGTACGAGGTTCTCCTCGGCCAGAGCCAGGGGCCGCGTTTCGGCTCGTTCGCCGCGATCTTTGGTCTGGATCGCACCATTAAGCTTCTGGAAAGCAAAATTCTTGCCGGCCAATGA
- a CDS encoding acetyl-CoA C-acetyltransferase, which yields MADAYIFDAVRTPRGKGKKDGSLHEITALSLATQVLENLRDRNNLDTSKVDDVVLGCVAPVGEQGSDIARTAVLTADYAETTAGVQINRFCASGLEAVNMAAAKVMSGEADLAIGGGVESMSRVPMGSDGGAWPTDPSSAFKTYFAPQGISADLIATLYGFSRDDVDAYSVESQKRAAKAWAEKRFDKSVIKVKDQLGLTILDHDEHMRPDTSMQSLASLNASFQGIGDMAFDAVVTQRYPQVERVNHVHHAGNSSGIVDGAAGVLIGTKEMGDALGLKARARIKGMASIGSEPSIMLTGPSFVTEKLLKKLGMNVADIDLYELNEAFAAVVLRMMQALDIPHEKMNVNGGAIAMGHPLGATGAMILGTVLDELERTDKETALVTLCVGAGMGTATVIERV from the coding sequence ATGGCCGACGCTTACATCTTCGACGCCGTGCGCACCCCGCGCGGCAAGGGCAAGAAAGACGGATCGCTCCACGAGATCACCGCCCTGTCCCTGGCGACCCAGGTCCTCGAGAACCTGCGCGACCGCAACAACCTCGACACCTCCAAGGTGGATGACGTGGTGCTCGGCTGCGTCGCCCCAGTGGGCGAGCAGGGCTCCGACATCGCCCGTACCGCCGTCCTGACCGCCGACTACGCCGAGACCACGGCTGGCGTGCAGATCAACCGCTTCTGCGCCTCGGGCCTGGAGGCGGTGAACATGGCCGCCGCCAAGGTCATGTCGGGCGAAGCCGATCTCGCCATCGGCGGCGGCGTCGAGAGCATGAGCCGCGTGCCCATGGGCAGCGACGGCGGCGCCTGGCCGACCGACCCGTCCAGCGCCTTCAAGACCTATTTCGCGCCGCAGGGGATCAGCGCCGACCTGATCGCGACCCTCTACGGCTTCAGCCGAGACGACGTGGACGCCTATTCGGTGGAGAGCCAGAAGCGCGCCGCCAAGGCCTGGGCCGAGAAGCGGTTCGACAAGTCGGTGATCAAGGTGAAGGACCAACTGGGCCTGACCATCCTGGATCACGACGAGCACATGCGCCCGGACACCTCGATGCAGAGCCTGGCCTCGCTGAACGCCTCCTTCCAGGGCATCGGCGACATGGCGTTCGACGCGGTCGTCACCCAGCGCTATCCGCAGGTGGAGCGCGTCAACCACGTGCACCACGCGGGCAACAGCTCGGGCATCGTCGACGGCGCCGCCGGCGTGCTGATCGGCACCAAGGAAATGGGCGACGCGCTGGGCCTAAAGGCCCGCGCCCGCATCAAGGGCATGGCCTCCATCGGCTCCGAGCCCTCGATCATGCTGACCGGCCCGTCCTTCGTGACCGAGAAGCTGCTTAAGAAGCTCGGCATGAACGTCGCCGACATCGACCTCTATGAGCTGAACGAGGCCTTCGCGGCGGTGGTCCTGCGCATGATGCAGGCGCTGGATATCCCGCACGAGAAGATGAACGTGAACGGCGGCGCCATCGCCATGGGCCACCCCCTGGGCGCCACGGGCGCGATGATCCTGGGCACGGTGCTGGACGAGCTGGAGCGGACCGACAAGGAGACCGCCCTGGTCACCCTGTGCGTCGGCGCCGGCATGGGCACCGCCACCGTCATCGAACGCGTCTGA
- a CDS encoding acyl-CoA dehydrogenase C-terminal domain-containing protein — MAYQPPVRDHAFLLRDVLKIDQYADLPAFADASIDVVDQIIEEAGRFTGEVLAPLNSVGDKQGCVWNADNTVKTPDGFKEAYKQLCEGGWTAIGSDPNYGGQGLPHVVNLSFSEMSSSANMAFSMYPGLAHGAYSAIHYGGSDAQKELYLPKMVSGEWTGTMNLTEPHCGTDLGLLRTKAVPQADGSYRITGQKIWISAGEHDMAENIVHLVIARIEGAPAGVKGISLFVVPKFLPNADGSVGARNEGVKCVGLEEKMGIHGNATCVMQYEDAQGWLIGEENSGLKLMFVMMNEARLGVGLQGVAQAEAAYQAAVSFAKDRLQGRSLTGPKNPDGPADPIIVHPDVRRMLLDSKAVIEGGRAFLFWTALQGDLAHAHPDEAVRQKANDYMGLMTPVLKGYLTDKGFKICSDAMQVHGGSGFTEHFPASQYLRDCRIALIYEGTNGIQALDLVGRKLAANGGRAVMSFFAEVDQFVGENGDSAELKPFIDGLASAKAQLQDATLWLMQNGLQNPDNAGAASTDYMHLFGLTGLAYMWALMAKASLAKIAEGSTDPLYATKLTTGQYFIERLLPDAASHLAKLKTGSATLMSLPAEAF; from the coding sequence ATGGCTTACCAACCGCCCGTCCGTGATCACGCCTTCCTGCTGCGGGACGTGCTGAAGATTGACCAGTACGCCGACCTGCCGGCCTTCGCCGACGCCTCGATCGACGTGGTGGACCAGATCATCGAAGAGGCCGGCCGCTTCACCGGCGAGGTGCTCGCGCCCCTGAACAGCGTCGGCGACAAGCAGGGCTGCGTCTGGAATGCGGACAATACGGTCAAGACGCCGGACGGCTTCAAGGAAGCCTACAAGCAGCTGTGCGAAGGCGGCTGGACCGCTATCGGCTCCGACCCCAACTACGGCGGCCAGGGCCTGCCGCATGTGGTCAACCTGTCGTTCTCGGAAATGAGCAGCTCGGCCAACATGGCCTTCTCCATGTATCCGGGCCTGGCGCATGGCGCCTATTCGGCGATCCACTACGGCGGCTCGGACGCGCAGAAGGAGCTCTATCTGCCCAAGATGGTGTCCGGCGAATGGACCGGCACCATGAACCTGACCGAGCCGCACTGCGGCACGGACCTGGGCCTGCTGCGCACCAAGGCGGTCCCTCAGGCCGACGGCAGCTATCGCATCACCGGCCAGAAGATCTGGATCTCGGCCGGCGAGCACGACATGGCCGAAAACATCGTCCACCTGGTCATCGCCCGCATCGAGGGCGCGCCGGCCGGGGTGAAGGGCATCAGCCTGTTCGTGGTGCCGAAGTTCCTGCCGAACGCCGACGGCTCGGTCGGCGCCCGCAACGAGGGCGTCAAGTGCGTCGGCCTCGAAGAGAAGATGGGCATCCACGGCAACGCCACCTGCGTCATGCAGTACGAGGACGCTCAAGGCTGGCTGATCGGCGAAGAGAACAGCGGCCTGAAGCTGATGTTCGTGATGATGAACGAGGCCCGCCTCGGGGTCGGCCTGCAGGGCGTTGCCCAGGCGGAAGCCGCCTATCAGGCCGCCGTCAGCTTCGCCAAGGACCGTTTGCAGGGCCGCTCCCTGACCGGGCCGAAGAACCCGGACGGCCCGGCCGATCCGATCATCGTCCACCCCGACGTGCGCCGCATGCTGCTGGACAGCAAGGCGGTGATCGAGGGCGGCCGCGCCTTCCTGTTCTGGACCGCCCTGCAGGGCGATCTGGCCCACGCCCACCCGGACGAGGCCGTTCGCCAAAAGGCCAACGACTACATGGGCCTGATGACGCCGGTGCTGAAAGGCTACCTGACGGACAAGGGGTTCAAGATCTGCTCGGACGCCATGCAGGTGCACGGCGGCTCGGGCTTCACCGAGCATTTCCCGGCGAGCCAGTACCTGCGCGACTGCCGCATCGCCCTGATCTACGAGGGGACCAACGGCATCCAGGCCCTGGACCTGGTGGGCCGCAAGCTGGCGGCCAACGGCGGCCGCGCGGTGATGAGCTTCTTCGCCGAGGTCGATCAGTTCGTGGGCGAGAACGGAGACAGCGCCGAACTGAAGCCGTTCATCGACGGCCTGGCCTCGGCCAAGGCGCAACTGCAGGACGCCACCCTGTGGCTGATGCAGAACGGCCTGCAGAACCCCGACAACGCCGGCGCGGCGTCGACCGACTACATGCACCTCTTCGGCCTGACGGGCCTGGCCTACATGTGGGCGCTGATGGCCAAGGCCTCGCTGGCCAAGATCGCCGAAGGCTCCACCGACCCGCTCTACGCGACCAAGCTGACGACCGGCCAATATTTCATCGAACGCCTCTTGCCTGACGCGGCGTCGCATCTGGCGAAGTTGAAGACGGGTTCGGCGACGCTGATGTCGCTGCCGGCGGAGGCTTTCTGA
- a CDS encoding UrcA family protein has translation MFKTVIAAAALTVALAGAAQAQVSIKVADLDLSKAAGAAKLEQRIARAGRAVCNTERAAWSRAPECRAAVRAEVQSRLASNGAIQLAAR, from the coding sequence ATGTTCAAGACCGTCATCGCCGCCGCTGCTCTCACCGTCGCCCTGGCCGGCGCCGCCCAGGCTCAAGTGTCCATCAAGGTCGCCGACCTGGACCTGTCCAAGGCCGCCGGCGCCGCCAAGCTGGAGCAGCGCATCGCCCGCGCCGGCCGCGCCGTCTGCAACACCGAGCGCGCCGCCTGGTCGCGCGCCCCGGAATGCCGCGCCGCTGTCCGCGCTGAAGTCCAGTCGCGTCTGGCCTCGAACGGCGCGATCCAGCTGGCCGCGCGCTAA
- a CDS encoding helix-turn-helix transcriptional regulator encodes MPPLSHSQIWSAIDALAARFDMTPSALAKLAGLDPTSFNRSKRFGGEADSRPRWPSTESLAKVLDATGVSLGEFAALSEGGRPLAQRGVPLIGFAQAGSDGFFDDAGFPVGQGWDEVDFPGAAEDGVYALEIAGDSMSPVYRDGDRIVVSPATEARRGDRVVVKTVEGEVMAKELVRITAGRIELASLNPEYEGRTLDRRDIAWIARILWASQ; translated from the coding sequence ATGCCGCCGCTCTCTCACTCCCAGATCTGGTCGGCGATCGACGCCCTCGCGGCGCGTTTCGACATGACGCCGTCGGCCCTGGCCAAGCTGGCCGGGCTCGACCCCACCAGCTTCAACCGCTCCAAGCGCTTCGGCGGCGAGGCGGACTCCCGCCCCCGCTGGCCCTCCACCGAAAGCCTCGCCAAGGTTTTGGACGCCACCGGCGTCAGCCTCGGCGAGTTCGCCGCCTTGTCCGAAGGAGGCCGCCCCCTCGCCCAGCGCGGCGTGCCGCTGATCGGCTTCGCCCAGGCGGGCTCGGACGGCTTCTTCGACGACGCCGGCTTTCCGGTCGGCCAGGGCTGGGACGAGGTGGATTTTCCCGGGGCCGCTGAGGACGGGGTCTACGCCCTGGAGATCGCCGGCGACTCCATGTCCCCGGTCTATCGCGACGGCGACCGCATCGTGGTCTCGCCCGCCACCGAGGCGCGGCGCGGCGATCGCGTGGTGGTCAAGACCGTCGAGGGCGAGGTGATGGCCAAGGAGCTGGTCCGGATCACCGCCGGCCGGATCGAGCTGGCCTCGCTCAATCCCGAATATGAAGGCCGCACCCTGGACCGGCGCGACATCGCCTGGATCGCCCGCATCCTCTGGGCCAGCCAGTAG